The Chryseobacterium indologenes genomic sequence GCTGTAATTTCTTCTTTTGATTCTGAAAGGCGATTTTGATGGGTGACCGATTTTGGGATTTTAATAAAAAACCTGAAATGATCCGGTGTCTCATCATGCCATTTTAAAAGTGTTTTCGCAGTGGGTTTTCTATAAAATGTAGAATTGATTTCTACGCAATTAAAGTGCTCGGCATATAAAGAAAGAAAATCTTTACTTGGGGTATTCTCAGGATATAAAGACCCTTTCCAGTCGTTATTATAAAACCCCGAGCATCCTATGTAAAGATTTTCTTTTTTCATACTGTTATTTTATATCCAGATCCACCGAATTTAATCTCAATGAATTAAGGATCACTGAAAGAGAACTGAAACTCATAGCAGCTGCAGCAATCATTGGTGAGAGAAGTATTCCAAAAAATGGATACAATAATCCTGCCGCAATCGGAACTCCCAATACATTATAAATGAAAGCAAAGAATAAGTTTTCCTTAATGTTTTTAAGAAGTTTTTCACTTAGTAGCTTTGCTTTTGCAACTCCCAGGATATCGCCTTTCAATAAAGTGATTTCTGCACTTTCAATGGCAACATCAGTTCCTGTTCCCATAGCAATTCCTACGTTGGATTGTGCAAGAGCAGGAGAGTCATTGATTCCGTCTCCGGTCATTGCCACAATTTTCCCTTGTTGCTGAAGTCTTTTTACTTCATTCAGCTTGTCTTCGGGAAGGCAATTGGCTTTAAAATGCTTAATTCCCAGCTCGTCTGCAACTGCTTTTGCGGTGTGTTCATTATCTCCTGTCATCATGATGACGTCAATTCCTTCACTGATCAGCTGTTTCACCGCTTTTTTTGAGCTTTCCTTGATTTTATCGGTAAAGCTGATAAATCCTAATACATTCTGATCCTGTGCGATATAAGAGATGGTGTGGGCTTTGGATTGTACTTCTACCGCTTTTTGTTGTAACCTTTCCGGGATCATAATCTGATGTGAAGTGAGCAGGCTCTCATTTCCCAGATATGTCATTTTACCGTTGATATTTCCTTTGACTCCTTTTCCTGATATATTTTCAAATTGTTCTACCTTTTCAGAAGAGATATTTTCGTCCTTAGCTCTTTTAATGACAGCATTTGAAAGCGGATGTTCAGAATTTTGGTTCAGAGAGTAGGCTAGCTTTATGATCTGATTTTGTGCTCCCGAATCCGTCACTTCAATATATTCTACAGACGGTTTTCCCTCGGTTAAAGTTCCTGTTTTATCGGTGATCAGAACGTTTACTTTATTCATTTGTTCCAGGGCTTCGGCATTTTTAATGAGAATACCGTTTTTGGCTCCTTTTCCGATTCCGACCATTAAAGACATGGGCGTTGCCAGTCCGAGTGCACATGGGCATGCGACAATTAAAACGGCAACCGCATTTACAAAAGCAAATAAAGTTCTTTTTCCTTCCGGTCCGAAAAATTGCCATAAAACGAAGGTAAGTGCAGCGATGAGGATCACAGTAGGCACAAATACTTTTGAAACCTTATCCGTGAGTTTCTGGATTGGGGCTTTGCTTCGGCTGGCTTCATTCACCATTTTAATAATTTGTGAAAGAAGAGTTTCTTCACCTACTTTTTCAGCCTTCATGATGAATACCTGATTACCATTGATGGTACCTGAAGAAACTTTGTCATCCACATTTTTTTCAACGGGAACGGGTTCTCCGGTAATCATACTTTCGTCTACAATAGAATTACCCTCCGTAATCTTTCCGTCCACAGGAATTTTTTCTCCGGGTTTTACTTTTAAAAGATCCCCGATTTTTACCTGAGAAAGCAAAACTCTTTTTCTTCGCCATTCACAATAAGATTGGCTTCGTCCGGAGAAAGATTCATCAATTCTTTGATCGCATTTCCTGTTTTTTTATGGGCTGCAGCTTCCATCAACTGCCCTAAAATAACTAAGGTAAGAATCACACATACCGCCTCAAAATACAAAGGGATTTCATGATTGTGTCCGCGGATTTCATGAGGAATAATATCCGGGAAAAACAGTGCTGCTATGCTGAAAATAAATGCAGCAGCCACCCCAAGGGCAATAAGACTGAACATGTTGAGATTCCAGGTTTTAAAAGAAACCCAGCCCCTTTTCAACAGGAACCATCCGGAATAAAACATGACCGGAAGTGTTAAGGCTAGCTCGATAAAGCCCTGAATCTGATGAGAAAACGGAAAGTCAATAAACATTCTACCCATCGAAAGAAAAAAGACCGGAATCGTGAATGCTAATGAAATAGTGAATTTTCTTTTTAATATATTGTAGGTTTCATCTTCTTCGTCGTCACCGCTGTCGGGCATTCTTACAAGATCCATCCCGCAGATAGGGCAGCTTCCCGGCTCGTCGCGGATAATCTCCGGATGCATCGGGCAACTGTACTTAGCGGTTTTCTTTTCCGGGTATTTTACAAGGTCCATCCCGCAAACAGGACAGCCTACGTTTGAATCATATGTTTTATCACCTTCACAATACATCGGGCAGTAATATCTTCCGGCCATTTCGTCGGTAACTTTAGGCGCTTCATGGTGGTGGCTGTGAGTATGTGAGTGTGAGTGTGAGTGACTTGTGTCTGCATTTTTGATAAGATCTTCAGTGATCTCTTCCAAATGCATGTGACATACAGGACAATCTCCTTTTTCGTCATATACTTTATCTCCTTCACAGAACATAGGACAATAGTAATTTCCTATATGGTCTTTAAAGTTTGCGGGAAGATGGGTTGCGGAGTACGTAGGTTTATGATTCGGGTCTTTTTCAAGTTTTTCTTCAATCGGAACGAGATACATTTTACATACCGGGCATCTTTCTCCCTGTTTGAAGTATACTTTTTCACCTTCACATTCCATTGGGCAATAATAGACGGAGGAAGGGGATACCCGATCCTGAGGTTTTATGAAAGCTTTTTCCGGTGCACCGGGATCTTCGAGTCTGTATTTTCCTGCTTCTGACAGAGCATTATTGAGTGCAGATAGTTCTATTTCATGATCAGAAGTGATGGTTGCGGTATTGTTTTCAAGATTCACGTCGGCTTTAATGCCCGGCACGCTATTCAGCTGATTGGAGATTTTTTTCTGACAACCTGAGCAGGTCATCCCGAGAATTTTATACTGTCGTTCCATGATTCTAAATTTATACTACAAAGGTCCAAAATGGAAATCTAAGGTTGTTATAAATTTAAGGATAATAGTTATAAAATTTAGATCGCTGAATGTTGGGGTGGGAGAATGTTAGAGTGGGAGAGTTAAGTATTAGATACAACTCTCCGAATCTCGTACTCTTCAACTCAGCTACAGGCTGTCCAGCGGTTTTCTGTGATGATCTTTAAGTTTTTTGAATTCTGTAGGTGTAAACCCTGTTACATTACGGAATTGAGTGGATAAATGCTGAACGCTTTTATAACCCAGTTTTCCGGCAATTTCAGTAAGGTTGAACTCATTATACAGAAGGAGTTCCTTTACTTTTTCAATCTTTTGTAATATAAAGAATTGTTCTAAGGTAACATTTTCATTTTGCGAAAAGGTTTTGGAAAGGGAACTGTAGTCCTTATGAAGCTTCGAACTTAAAAATTCTGAAAGCAGGAAATCCTCATCAATGTCCAGTTCACCAACTTTTACGATAATGAGGTTCTTAATTTTTTCAATAAGCTGGTGGGAAGAATCCATAATTCGCTCGAAACCACTTTCAAGAAGGCGCTTTTCAATATCCCGCATTTTTTCAGCGGGAATATCAGAGGCCATTTCAGCCTCACCCAATATCACAGAATGAGTACTGATACCGGCAGTATTAAAA encodes the following:
- a CDS encoding helix-turn-helix transcriptional regulator, which produces MKIFIKNMVCNRCIAAVENIFNTAGISTHSVILGEAEMASDIPAEKMRDIEKRLLESGFERIMDSSHQLIEKIKNLIIVKVGELDIDEDFLLSEFLSSKLHKDYSSLSKTFSQNENVTLEQFFILQKIEKVKELLLYNEFNLTEIAGKLGYKSVQHLSTQFRNVTGFTPTEFKKLKDHHRKPLDSL